A stretch of Paenibacillus sp. URB8-2 DNA encodes these proteins:
- a CDS encoding lysophospholipid acyltransferase family protein, with protein MIYVICRGLLRMIYAVLFPLKTIGRENIPEEGGVLLCGNHTSLLDPMTMGIKLKRKVNYMAKAELFNIPVLGQLVRQLGAFPVKRGGVSKESIKTALNLLRSGQVMGIFPEGTRNSDSGIAKKGAATFALRSGAAVVPAAIIGHYKPFRRMVVVYGAPINLSEYAAGGSDSAEAVTNLIMARIHEMLETGKPSGN; from the coding sequence ATGATTTATGTCATTTGCCGAGGATTGCTGCGCATGATTTATGCCGTCTTGTTCCCGCTGAAGACAATCGGAAGAGAAAATATTCCGGAAGAGGGCGGGGTGCTGCTGTGCGGCAACCACACCAGTCTGCTTGATCCCATGACTATGGGCATCAAGCTGAAGCGCAAAGTGAACTATATGGCCAAGGCGGAGCTGTTCAACATTCCGGTTCTCGGCCAATTGGTCAGACAACTTGGCGCTTTTCCGGTGAAACGCGGCGGCGTAAGCAAGGAATCCATTAAAACGGCGCTTAATTTGCTCCGGAGCGGGCAAGTAATGGGCATTTTCCCGGAAGGGACGCGGAACAGTGACAGCGGAATTGCCAAAAAAGGAGCGGCAACCTTTGCTCTCCGCAGCGGCGCAGCTGTTGTTCCGGCGGCGATTATCGGCCATTACAAGCCATTTCGTCGGATGGTCGTCGTTTACGGCGCTCCGATTAATCTGAGCGAATATGCCGCAGGCGGCAGCGATTCGGCTGAAGCGGTTACCAATCTGATCATGGCCCGGATTCACGAGATGCTGGAAACCGGCAAGCCCAGCGGCAACTGA
- the cmk gene encoding (d)CMP kinase: MVRQGTHTLDRINVAIDGPAGAGKSTVARMVAQKLSYIYVDTGAMYRAVTWYLIRKGIKPEDHDNVLQTVRNMVIELIPGQEVQRVLINGEDATPHIRSLQVSGLVSQYAGIESIRTRLSHLQREMALVKGVVMDGRDIGTTVLPDAEVKIFMTASVEERALRRYKELKDKEQVSLEQLENDIAQRDHLDQNREISPLRRAEDSILLDTTSMDIAQVVETIVSHCRSYVGGERNHL; this comes from the coding sequence TTGGTTAGGCAGGGGACACATACTTTGGACAGAATCAACGTCGCCATCGACGGACCTGCCGGGGCAGGCAAAAGTACAGTAGCCCGAATGGTAGCACAGAAGCTTTCTTACATTTATGTCGATACGGGAGCGATGTACCGGGCCGTTACCTGGTATTTGATCCGTAAAGGCATTAAGCCGGAAGATCACGATAACGTGCTTCAAACAGTGCGAAATATGGTGATTGAATTAATACCGGGACAAGAAGTGCAGAGAGTGTTGATCAATGGGGAAGACGCTACACCTCATATCCGTAGCCTCCAGGTCAGCGGCTTGGTATCGCAGTATGCAGGAATAGAGTCCATACGAACCAGACTGAGTCATTTGCAGCGTGAGATGGCGCTTGTCAAAGGGGTCGTGATGGACGGGCGCGATATCGGCACGACCGTGCTGCCGGATGCCGAAGTGAAGATTTTTATGACGGCAAGCGTGGAGGAGCGGGCGCTCCGCCGCTACAAAGAGCTGAAAGATAAGGAGCAGGTGAGTCTGGAACAGCTTGAGAACGATATTGCACAGCGCGACCATCTCGATCAGAATCGGGAAATATCGCCGCTGCGACGCGCGGAGGACAGCATTCTGCTCGATACGACGTCGATGGATATCGCTCAGGTTGTGGAGACGATCGTGTCCCACTGCAGATCTTATGTTGGCGGGGAGAGAAATCATTTATGA
- a CDS encoding flagellar brake protein, with product MYPKINDHLFIKAASSDATESETEYRSRITEWEDESFLIEVPMQEGSGRLKRLHIGDELSVYFMSEGGIKNYFYTYVLGFKEDVIRMVRVRKPAEDEILKMQRRSFLRVSAELELAAKTKGGSRFLVHTEDVGGGGTSFWTDANVPLELGERLQCWLLVPYRNGSNEHASFEAEVVRMKELENGRSLAMLKFVNIQDGERQKIIRFCFERQFDFRNR from the coding sequence TTGTATCCCAAAATCAACGACCATCTGTTCATAAAGGCGGCATCCAGCGACGCGACTGAATCGGAAACCGAATACCGGTCCAGAATTACGGAATGGGAAGACGAATCGTTTCTGATCGAAGTTCCAATGCAGGAAGGCAGCGGACGGCTCAAGAGACTTCATATAGGGGACGAGCTGTCGGTCTATTTTATGAGCGAGGGCGGAATCAAGAACTATTTTTACACGTATGTGCTCGGTTTCAAGGAAGATGTCATCCGTATGGTGCGTGTGCGCAAGCCGGCGGAGGATGAGATTCTTAAAATGCAAAGACGAAGCTTCCTGCGGGTCAGCGCAGAGCTGGAGCTTGCGGCCAAAACCAAGGGAGGAAGCCGGTTTCTGGTCCATACCGAAGATGTAGGGGGCGGCGGAACGTCATTTTGGACAGACGCGAACGTACCGCTGGAACTGGGGGAGCGGCTGCAGTGCTGGCTCCTTGTCCCTTATCGCAACGGATCGAACGAACATGCTTCCTTTGAAGCCGAAGTTGTCCGGATGAAGGAGCTTGAGAACGGACGGAGTCTCGCTATGCTCAAATTCGTGAACATCCAGGATGGCGAGCGGCAAAAAATAATTCGTTTCTGCTTCGAGCGGCAGTTTGATTTCCGCAACCGTTAA
- the ypeB gene encoding germination protein YpeB gives MYRRMSAILFPLTALLLIGALVWGYQENQEKNAVLLKAENQYQRAFHDLSYHVDRLHGELGNTLAVNSTSDGMHRKSLTNVWRLTSEAQNEINQLPLTMLPFSKTEEFLSKISNFSYKAAVRDFTTKPLTDGEMKNLMALYKNSGDISKDLQEVQNKVITNHLRWMDVESALASEKKAEDNTIIDGFKTVDKRVSAYPELDWGPSVASVYDKRSVKKLTGPPVSADDIRRKALKYADAGSGANVQVTENGKGTEWPSYTATVSGAKETVSMDFTTKGGLLISYNNNREVGRPKVSMEEAVDKAGEFLERKGYSNMVPVSADRFDNLGNFTFVTKQDEVLIYPEKITVRSGLDTGDVTGFQSSDYVGEHQANRKIPKPGMSLAEARKKLNPDLREMYNRLAWIENDDGEEVLTYEFGGRINGSQYRIYLNASTGIEESVEEIRTASGAQKQ, from the coding sequence ATGTACAGAAGAATGAGTGCCATATTGTTCCCGTTGACGGCTCTGCTGCTCATCGGAGCGCTTGTGTGGGGTTACCAGGAGAATCAGGAGAAAAACGCGGTCCTGCTGAAAGCGGAGAATCAATATCAGCGTGCCTTCCATGACCTGTCCTATCATGTGGATCGGCTGCATGGCGAACTCGGCAATACGCTTGCCGTAAATTCGACCTCCGATGGAATGCACCGCAAGAGTCTTACCAATGTGTGGCGTCTGACAAGCGAGGCGCAAAATGAAATCAATCAGCTCCCCCTGACGATGCTGCCTTTCAGCAAAACGGAAGAGTTTCTCTCCAAAATATCCAATTTCTCTTACAAGGCGGCGGTGCGCGATTTCACGACCAAGCCTTTGACCGACGGGGAAATGAAAAACCTGATGGCCCTGTATAAAAATTCAGGTGATATCTCAAAGGACCTTCAGGAAGTTCAGAACAAGGTTATCACGAACCACCTCCGTTGGATGGATGTCGAGTCGGCTCTGGCATCGGAGAAGAAGGCCGAGGACAACACAATTATCGACGGTTTCAAGACGGTGGACAAACGGGTAAGCGCATATCCGGAGCTGGATTGGGGGCCTTCTGTTGCCAGCGTATATGATAAACGTTCTGTCAAAAAGCTGACCGGTCCCCCGGTTTCGGCCGATGATATCCGCCGCAAGGCATTGAAATACGCGGATGCCGGCAGCGGAGCGAATGTGCAGGTTACCGAGAACGGAAAAGGCACGGAATGGCCGTCGTACACGGCGACGGTAAGCGGAGCGAAAGAAACGGTCAGCATGGATTTTACGACTAAAGGCGGTCTGCTGATTTCCTATAATAATAACCGCGAGGTCGGAAGACCCAAGGTATCGATGGAAGAGGCGGTAGACAAGGCAGGCGAATTCCTGGAGCGCAAGGGATACTCGAATATGGTGCCGGTAAGCGCCGACCGGTTTGACAACTTGGGCAACTTCACTTTTGTAACGAAGCAGGACGAAGTGCTGATCTATCCTGAAAAAATAACGGTCCGCTCCGGACTGGATACCGGTGACGTCACCGGATTTCAATCCAGCGACTACGTGGGCGAGCATCAGGCGAACCGCAAAATTCCGAAGCCGGGAATGAGCCTTGCCGAAGCACGGAAAAAACTGAACCCCGATCTCCGCGAAATGTACAACCGTCTGGCCTGGATCGAGAATGATGACGGGGAAGAGGTGCTCACTTACGAATTCGGGGGCCGCATCAACGGGTCGCAATACCGCATCTATTTGAACGCAAGCACCGGCATAGAAGAATCGGTGGAGGAGATCCGAACCGCTTCCGGCGCGCAGAAACAATAA
- the prsW gene encoding glutamic-type intramembrane protease PrsW, whose translation MLLLSVVSSAVAPGLALLIYFYLKDKYDQEPLHMVFKVFLLGLLIVFPVMIIQRGLTLGLDAGPYTESFLISAGVEECLKWFVMYHIIYNHTEFDEPYDGILYAVAISLGFATIENVMYAWYSHASLGSMFLRALLPVSGHAMFGVVMGYHLGRAKFSKGARSRGILAVSLLLPWMWHGIYDFILNTTSSYWIWFIVPLMAFLWYGGMIKVARANSLSPFRLLKREEEINL comes from the coding sequence GTGCTTTTGTTATCGGTAGTTTCGTCGGCAGTGGCACCGGGTCTGGCCTTGCTGATTTATTTTTACCTGAAGGACAAGTATGACCAGGAGCCGCTTCATATGGTGTTTAAGGTCTTTTTGCTGGGGCTGCTGATTGTGTTTCCGGTTATGATTATTCAAAGAGGGCTGACATTAGGGCTGGATGCGGGTCCGTACACGGAGTCGTTTTTGATTTCCGCCGGGGTGGAAGAGTGCCTGAAATGGTTCGTGATGTATCATATTATCTACAATCACACCGAGTTCGACGAGCCGTATGACGGCATTCTCTACGCTGTGGCAATATCGCTCGGTTTTGCGACAATTGAGAATGTGATGTACGCTTGGTACAGCCACGCATCGCTCGGTTCCATGTTCCTCAGAGCGCTGCTGCCGGTATCGGGGCATGCCATGTTCGGCGTTGTAATGGGTTATCACCTCGGCAGAGCCAAGTTCTCGAAAGGGGCCAGAAGCCGCGGAATACTTGCCGTATCGCTGCTCCTTCCCTGGATGTGGCACGGAATCTACGACTTTATTTTGAACACGACGTCGAGCTATTGGATCTGGTTTATCGTTCCGCTTATGGCTTTTTTATGGTACGGGGGCATGATCAAGGTGGCGCGGGCCAACAGCCTTTCGCCTTTTCGCCTGTTGAAACGGGAGGAAGAGATTAATCTTTAG
- a CDS encoding genetic competence negative regulator, with amino-acid sequence MRIERLSQDKIRIFLTFDDLSERGIQKEDMWQEVPKVHDLFTEMMDQAYNELGFDATGPLAVEVFALPAQGMVVIVTRGKYDHHYGASGEEELPDEIYEMEVTLEQADSIVYTFRDFEVVVEAAHVLIGNITSAGKLYSYNNKWYLYFDPKEFEEPALSALVAVLAEFGDSSPVTETVLDEYGKTVMAENAVQQLCAFFKRQE; translated from the coding sequence ATGAGAATAGAGCGTTTAAGTCAAGATAAGATACGGATTTTCCTCACTTTTGACGACCTGAGCGAGCGGGGAATCCAGAAGGAAGACATGTGGCAGGAGGTCCCCAAAGTTCATGACCTTTTTACGGAGATGATGGATCAGGCTTACAACGAACTTGGATTTGACGCAACCGGTCCTCTTGCCGTAGAAGTGTTTGCTCTGCCCGCACAAGGCATGGTCGTCATCGTCACCCGAGGCAAATACGATCATCATTACGGAGCGTCTGGAGAAGAAGAACTGCCCGATGAGATTTATGAGATGGAAGTTACCCTTGAACAAGCGGACTCCATCGTCTACACTTTCCGCGATTTCGAAGTCGTGGTTGAAGCGGCGCATGTGCTTATCGGCAATATTACTTCCGCAGGCAAGCTTTACTCCTATAACAATAAATGGTATCTCTATTTTGATCCGAAGGAATTTGAGGAGCCTGCGCTGTCGGCGCTCGTAGCTGTTCTTGCGGAATTCGGGGATTCTTCCCCGGTAACCGAAACGGTGCTGGACGAATACGGCAAGACGGTTATGGCGGAGAACGCCGTTCAGCAGCTTTGCGCCTTTTTCAAACGCCAAGAATAA
- a CDS encoding polysaccharide deacetylase family protein encodes MVKQTAALLIAAFLLTSCSSAGGGSNNAAPGGGSAAPAQSAEASASPAGAGTAAPGPSPQASDAGLNATAAASSPAASASPEAAAGSVGGAPDEEVPLLYHMNKNYDIKPNDESTNKKVVLLTFDDGPKEAKTINSIFDTLEKHNAKAIFFVNGYRIKEHPELLKLIQERGGIIGNHSWDHIVLKDKPYAAVKKQIEDVQRIVKEVTGETPVFFRPPHGAGGDVGKKVAAENGLLYMTWSNGSLDWTMGEKEAGKTGKIIKNVTDQLHSGSNILMHELPWTTEALDTLLTTLEGKGYGFVDPRSIELKVR; translated from the coding sequence GTGGTTAAACAGACAGCTGCGCTGCTGATTGCCGCCTTTCTGCTGACATCGTGCAGCAGCGCCGGCGGCGGCTCGAACAATGCGGCTCCGGGCGGCGGTTCGGCTGCTCCGGCGCAAAGCGCGGAAGCCTCAGCTTCTCCGGCTGGGGCCGGAACGGCAGCACCCGGTCCCTCCCCGCAGGCATCCGATGCCGGCCTAAACGCCACAGCTGCCGCTTCGTCGCCTGCGGCTTCGGCATCTCCGGAAGCTGCCGCAGGATCAGTTGGCGGCGCCCCGGATGAGGAAGTGCCGCTCCTGTATCATATGAACAAGAACTACGACATCAAGCCCAATGATGAAAGCACGAACAAGAAGGTCGTGCTGCTGACATTCGACGACGGTCCGAAGGAAGCCAAGACGATCAATTCAATCTTTGACACGCTGGAGAAGCATAACGCCAAGGCGATCTTTTTCGTCAACGGCTACCGAATCAAGGAACATCCGGAGCTGCTCAAGCTGATCCAGGAACGAGGCGGAATCATCGGTAATCACAGCTGGGATCATATCGTTCTTAAAGACAAACCGTATGCGGCCGTAAAAAAGCAGATCGAGGATGTGCAAAGAATCGTCAAGGAAGTCACCGGGGAAACGCCGGTGTTTTTCCGGCCTCCACACGGCGCGGGCGGAGACGTAGGCAAAAAGGTCGCTGCTGAGAACGGTCTTCTGTATATGACCTGGTCCAACGGATCGCTGGATTGGACCATGGGCGAAAAGGAAGCCGGCAAAACAGGAAAAATCATCAAGAACGTTACCGACCAGCTGCATTCCGGCAGCAATATTCTAATGCATGAGCTGCCGTGGACAACCGAAGCGCTGGACACGCTGCTGACCACGCTTGAGGGCAAGGGCTACGGCTTTGTCGACCCACGCAGCATCGAACTGAAAGTGCGATAA
- a CDS encoding metallophosphoesterase produces MVAVWALLLTAAGLAAIGSVMLAGAFRSRLDETDIELESLPEPFDGYRILLVTDIHRRSLPQGMLSGLKGKVDLVLVGGDMTEKGSPLQRLQANMALLSSIGPVYAVHGNHDYKAEIQEVDRILEKNGVRLLADENIPLKKGGTELWLTGVDYPRTGGKVAYAPLPGMPPGKEKECRMILVHDPMWLLKRETVPADLILSGHTHGGQVVLPFIGRRHVEAFYHTYSAGMFLWPKGDGTGKKAKLLISRGFGTAHLPLRWRSPAELNVLTLRRAAAGR; encoded by the coding sequence ATGGTAGCGGTTTGGGCCTTGCTTCTCACCGCAGCCGGCTTGGCCGCGATCGGTTCAGTCATGCTTGCCGGAGCTTTCCGCAGCCGCCTAGACGAAACGGATATCGAACTGGAATCTCTCCCCGAACCATTCGACGGTTACAGAATTCTGCTTGTGACCGACATCCACCGCCGGAGCCTTCCGCAAGGGATGCTGTCCGGCTTAAAGGGCAAAGTCGACCTCGTCCTGGTGGGCGGCGATATGACGGAGAAGGGCAGTCCTCTTCAGCGTCTTCAAGCCAATATGGCCCTGCTATCTTCCATCGGACCCGTCTATGCGGTGCACGGCAACCATGATTATAAGGCGGAAATTCAAGAGGTCGACCGTATCCTCGAAAAAAACGGGGTTCGGCTGCTGGCGGACGAGAATATTCCGCTGAAAAAGGGCGGGACGGAGCTTTGGCTCACTGGCGTAGATTACCCGAGGACAGGCGGCAAAGTCGCCTATGCTCCTCTGCCGGGGATGCCCCCAGGCAAGGAGAAGGAATGCCGGATGATCCTCGTTCATGATCCGATGTGGCTGCTGAAACGAGAGACCGTCCCGGCCGATCTCATCCTTTCGGGCCATACACACGGTGGACAGGTGGTGCTGCCCTTCATCGGACGCAGACATGTTGAAGCCTTTTACCATACTTATTCGGCCGGAATGTTCTTGTGGCCTAAAGGTGACGGTACGGGAAAAAAAGCCAAACTGCTGATCAGCCGCGGATTCGGCACCGCCCATCTGCCGCTGCGCTGGAGAAGCCCCGCTGAACTGAACGTCTTGACGCTGAGACGGGCGGCGGCTGGAAGGTAA
- a CDS encoding CPBP family intramembrane glutamic endopeptidase has translation MKKFKFGDIKVKKATPEQLTDRLLLINLYFTQGLTLIIGLVWILFQKRNPFHVLNFPDGAHFAAWGLGLAVIMLVVDFVLTYIVPEETMDDGGINELLFRGRPIWHIALIAAIVSICEELLFRGAIQYAFGPYWTSVLFAIIHVRYLRHWIPTGWVFASSYGLGLIYIYSGTIWAPILCHFFIDLFSGLVIRYRRES, from the coding sequence ATGAAAAAATTTAAATTCGGTGATATAAAAGTAAAAAAAGCAACCCCGGAGCAGCTAACCGACCGGTTGCTGTTGATTAATCTGTATTTTACGCAGGGCCTTACCCTTATTATCGGTTTGGTCTGGATATTATTTCAGAAAAGAAACCCTTTTCACGTATTAAATTTTCCCGACGGCGCCCATTTTGCGGCCTGGGGCCTAGGTCTTGCGGTCATTATGCTCGTCGTGGACTTCGTGTTAACCTATATTGTCCCCGAAGAAACGATGGATGACGGCGGTATTAACGAACTGTTGTTCCGGGGCAGGCCGATCTGGCATATCGCGCTCATTGCCGCCATCGTGTCCATCTGTGAGGAGCTGCTGTTTCGCGGAGCCATACAATATGCCTTCGGGCCCTATTGGACCAGCGTTCTGTTCGCCATAATCCATGTGCGCTATTTGAGGCACTGGATTCCGACAGGCTGGGTTTTTGCCAGCAGCTACGGTCTCGGACTTATATATATCTATTCCGGAACGATCTGGGCGCCGATTTTATGCCATTTCTTCATCGACCTGTTCTCAGGGCTGGTGATTCGCTACAGGAGGGAGTCATGA
- the serA gene encoding phosphoglycerate dehydrogenase, which yields MFKILVSDPISDLGIQQLTEASDVTVDKKTGLSEDELIAIIGEYDGLLVRSQTTVTEKIIEAGSKLKVIGRAGVGVDNINLEASTKRGVVVINAPDGNTITTCEHAFAMMMALARHIPQAYAKTVGGVWDKKSFLGVELRGKTLGVLGMGRIGSEVAKRAKAFGMNILAYDPFLTQDRAEKLEVTLASVDDIVRGADFITVHTPLTPQTRHMISGPQFEVMKKGMRIVNCARGGVIDEGALVEAIDAGIVAGAAFDVFEKEPPQADHPFLSNPKIIVTPHLGASTVEAQENVAIDVSEQVLHILRNEPFINAVNIPPVAPSVMNKLQPYFNLGEKLGSFASQITKGAINEIHVEFAGDLSDVDTQPLNRYIVKGVLSRHFGGDVNIVNSMHLAKTREVNVVVTKASKTKGFTNLITVKLIAEGGEERIVAGTLLQGYGERIVQVGKFPIDIAPEGHQILVSHNDKPGIIGNVGTLLGQNDVNIASMQVGRIVFGGEAIMLLTVDKEVPNDVLAKLAALPEINTAIEVVLL from the coding sequence ATGTTTAAAATTTTGGTATCGGACCCGATCAGCGATCTGGGCATCCAACAGTTGACGGAAGCAAGCGACGTAACGGTAGACAAGAAAACGGGACTCAGTGAAGATGAACTCATTGCAATTATCGGCGAATACGACGGTCTGCTTGTACGCTCGCAGACAACCGTCACTGAGAAAATCATCGAAGCCGGGTCCAAGCTGAAGGTTATCGGACGCGCCGGTGTCGGCGTGGATAATATTAATCTGGAAGCATCTACCAAACGCGGCGTAGTCGTTATCAATGCTCCCGATGGCAACACGATCACTACCTGCGAGCATGCTTTTGCCATGATGATGGCCCTGGCCCGTCACATTCCTCAAGCCTATGCAAAGACAGTGGGCGGCGTGTGGGATAAAAAATCGTTCCTCGGCGTGGAACTTCGCGGCAAGACGCTCGGCGTTCTCGGCATGGGCCGGATCGGAAGCGAAGTCGCCAAGCGCGCCAAAGCGTTCGGCATGAACATTTTGGCCTATGACCCTTTCCTGACGCAAGACCGGGCGGAAAAACTTGAAGTTACGCTCGCATCCGTCGACGACATCGTTCGTGGGGCAGATTTCATCACGGTTCATACCCCGCTGACGCCGCAAACTCGTCATATGATTTCCGGCCCGCAGTTTGAGGTTATGAAAAAAGGCATGCGCATCGTCAACTGTGCCCGCGGCGGCGTAATTGATGAAGGAGCGCTCGTGGAAGCCATCGATGCAGGCATCGTGGCCGGAGCCGCATTCGACGTATTTGAAAAGGAACCGCCTCAAGCGGATCACCCTTTCCTGTCCAATCCGAAGATCATCGTCACTCCGCACCTTGGCGCATCCACCGTGGAAGCTCAGGAGAACGTGGCAATCGACGTGTCCGAGCAGGTGCTGCATATTTTGCGGAACGAGCCGTTCATCAATGCCGTCAACATCCCTCCGGTTGCACCAAGCGTTATGAACAAGCTGCAGCCTTACTTTAATCTCGGCGAGAAGCTCGGAAGCTTCGCTTCGCAAATTACGAAAGGCGCCATCAACGAAATTCATGTAGAATTTGCCGGAGACCTTTCGGATGTCGATACACAGCCGCTGAACCGTTATATCGTAAAAGGCGTGCTGTCCCGCCACTTCGGCGGAGACGTCAATATCGTCAATTCCATGCACTTGGCCAAGACACGCGAAGTTAATGTCGTCGTGACGAAAGCTTCGAAAACCAAAGGTTTCACCAACCTGATTACAGTGAAGCTCATTGCCGAGGGTGGCGAAGAGCGCATCGTAGCCGGTACGCTTCTGCAGGGATACGGCGAACGGATCGTTCAAGTGGGCAAATTCCCGATCGATATCGCTCCGGAAGGCCATCAAATCTTGGTGTCCCATAACGACAAACCGGGCATCATCGGCAATGTAGGTACGCTGCTTGGTCAGAACGACGTCAACATCGCTTCCATGCAGGTGGGACGTATCGTTTTCGGCGGCGAAGCTATTATGCTGCTGACCGTCGACAAGGAAGTGCCGAATGACGTGCTCGCGAAGCTGGCCGCTCTGCCGGAGATCAATACGGCCATTGAAGTTGTTCTGTTGTAA
- a CDS encoding methyl-accepting chemotaxis protein, with the protein MAWISKLPLNQRVLAGCFLVAALFSIPVLVVFALIGKFIWGFILIALLVGLTYPLSRFIERALTTTFEEISTVTHRISKGDFTVRADESGSVGDISRTFNSMIDKLRVILSEASQITRHVTDASRGIEDKNLELQIVMAQVASSSHELAQGANEISNDIAGMMESVKGIEDKVKNYAHATKEMNNHSEHTLSLVDQGRQSIDVQVEGMRRNIEATQKVADSIEALSKNARGITMITKTISEIAEQTNLLSLNASIEAARAGEHGRGFAVVVEEVRKLAEESATAATEVFKLVRGIESDMAQAVENTAINEEIVHIQNEKILESGHIFSEIVQSVQYITEQITVFSAESDQMLESALQISGAIENISAITEQSAAGTQEVSAAMNEQIHVLKGVAEETEKMTRAVLNLQKTIHIFKF; encoded by the coding sequence ATGGCTTGGATTAGCAAGCTCCCGCTGAATCAAAGGGTACTCGCGGGTTGTTTTCTGGTGGCGGCGTTATTCTCGATCCCGGTACTGGTCGTCTTTGCGTTAATCGGCAAGTTTATTTGGGGGTTCATTCTTATCGCCCTGCTTGTCGGACTGACCTATCCGTTATCCCGTTTCATCGAGAGAGCGCTTACAACTACTTTTGAGGAAATCTCTACCGTGACTCACAGAATTTCAAAAGGGGATTTCACCGTGAGAGCTGACGAATCGGGCTCCGTTGGTGATATCAGCCGCACGTTCAACTCCATGATTGACAAGCTTAGAGTCATACTGAGCGAAGCCTCCCAAATCACCCGCCATGTTACGGACGCCAGCCGCGGCATCGAGGACAAAAATCTGGAGCTTCAGATCGTTATGGCACAGGTCGCCTCTTCTTCCCACGAACTGGCACAGGGAGCCAATGAAATCTCGAACGATATCGCCGGCATGATGGAATCGGTGAAGGGCATCGAGGACAAAGTGAAAAATTACGCCCATGCGACAAAAGAAATGAACAACCATTCAGAGCACACGTTAAGCCTAGTGGATCAGGGACGCCAATCCATCGATGTGCAGGTGGAAGGCATGCGCAGAAATATTGAAGCGACGCAAAAGGTTGCGGACAGCATTGAAGCCCTGTCGAAGAACGCGCGCGGTATAACGATGATCACGAAAACCATCTCGGAAATTGCCGAACAGACCAACCTACTTTCCTTGAACGCTTCGATCGAGGCTGCGAGAGCCGGGGAACACGGCCGCGGATTCGCTGTGGTTGTCGAAGAGGTCCGCAAGCTTGCTGAAGAATCGGCGACGGCGGCCACGGAAGTGTTCAAGCTCGTTCGAGGAATCGAATCAGACATGGCACAAGCTGTGGAAAACACGGCGATTAACGAAGAGATTGTTCATATTCAAAATGAAAAAATCTTGGAATCCGGCCATATTTTCTCCGAGATTGTCCAAAGCGTTCAATACATAACGGAACAGATCACCGTTTTTTCCGCCGAGAGCGATCAAATGCTTGAGAGTGCGCTCCAAATATCGGGAGCCATTGAGAACATTTCGGCGATAACCGAGCAGTCGGCGGCGGGCACCCAGGAAGTTTCGGCGGCGATGAATGAGCAGATTCATGTCCTTAAGGGCGTAGCCGAAGAGACTGAAAAAATGACCCGGGCGGTCCTGAACCTGCAGAAAACGATTCATATTTTTAAATTTTGA